The following nucleotide sequence is from uncultured Roseateles sp..
AGGCCCTGCGCACCAGTGTGGAGCGCCTGATACGGCAAGGGCCGCTGCATATGCAGCTGACCCACTATGGCCGCATCAGTGACCTGCCCCGCCTGACCGAGCTGCTGCTGGAGCATCTGGACGCGACGGTGGCGATAGGCCTGGCACACCGCGATGCGCAGGACCGCCATGCCAGCATCAAGCAAGACCTGGCCCTGCTGTACCGCCGCTCGCTGCGCGCGCACGGCTGCCTGCTGGCCGAGGCCTGCATCGACGATCTGCTGGCGATGGATGTGGAGTTGAATGCCCAAGGCCTGGGCATCTGGCTGGATCGCGACAAAACCTGAACGCGACCCGGCCGGCACGCCGTCAATCGTCCAGGCCCAGTTCCTGGATCTTGCGCGTGATGGTGTTGCGGCCTATGCCCAGCTTCTGCGCGGCCTCGATGCGGCGGCCGCGGGTCTGCTCGAGCGCACAGTGAATCAGTTGCGCCTCGAAGCGCTTGCTGAGCACGTCCCAGACGTCTTTCACGCCGCGCTCCAGCAGGTGCTGGGCCTCGCGCTTGAGCTCCATTAGCCAGGGGTCCTGCACGCCGGCGCCCAGCTCGCGCAACGGCACCAGCGGCGTGGGCAGCTGCTGCACGGCGGCGCTGGCCGCCGGCGGTTCTGCCGTCAAGGCAGGGGTGTCGGATGAGGCCCCCTCCTGCAGCAGCTCCGGCGGCAAGTCCTTGGGTTCGACCACCTGGGTGGGCGCCATCACCGTCAGCCAGTGGCAGATGTTCTCCAGCTGGCGCACATTGCCGGGGAAGTCGAACACCTCCAGCCGGGCCAGCGCCGTATCGCTCAAACGTTTGGCCTCGACACCCAGCTCGACGGCGCTCTTCTGCAGGAAGAAGCGCGCCAGGGTGGCAATGTCTTCGCGGCGCTCGCGCAGCGCCGGCAGACGCAGGCGTATCACGTTAAGGCGGTGGAACAGGTCTTCGCGGAAGGCGCCCTGCTTGACCCGGTCCTCCAGATTCTGGTGGGTGGCCGCGATCACGCGCACGGTGCTCTTCAGCGGGCTGTGGCCACCGACGCGGTAGAACTGGCCGTCACTCAGCACACGCAGCAGCCGCGTTTGCAGATCCAGCGGCATGTCGCCGATTTCGTCGAGGAACAGGGTGCCGCCATCGGCCTGCTCGAAGCGCCCCCGCCTGGAGGCCTGGGCGCCGGTGAAGGCGCCGCGCTCATGGCCGAACAGCTCGGACTCCAGCAGGTCCTTCGGAATCGCCGCCGTGTTGATGGCCACGAACGGCCCTTCCGAGCGCGGGCTGTGCTTGTGCAGCGCGCGCGCCACCAACTCCTTGCCCGAGCCGGACTCACCGGTGATCAGCACCGTGACGACCGATTGGCTGAGCCGGCCGATGGCGCGGAACACGTCCTGCATCGCCGGTGCCTGGCCCAGCATCTCGGGCATCAGCGCGTCGCGCTCCTCCTGCACCGCCTCGCGCAGGCTTTCTTCCTGGGCGCGGCGTATCAGTTCGACGGCACGGGGCACGTCGAAGGGCTTGGGCAGGTATTCGAAAGCGCCGCCCTGGAAGGCCGACACGGCGCTGTCCAGATCGGAATAGGCCGTCATCAC
It contains:
- the ntrC gene encoding nitrogen regulation protein NR(I): MKSIWIVDDDHSIRFVLEKALARDNLPVRSFSNARDVLAALEDDSPQVLVSDIRMPGGSGLDLLAQVKERLPKLPVIVMTAYSDLDSAVSAFQGGAFEYLPKPFDVPRAVELIRRAQEESLREAVQEERDALMPEMLGQAPAMQDVFRAIGRLSQSVVTVLITGESGSGKELVARALHKHSPRSEGPFVAINTAAIPKDLLESELFGHERGAFTGAQASRRGRFEQADGGTLFLDEIGDMPLDLQTRLLRVLSDGQFYRVGGHSPLKSTVRVIAATHQNLEDRVKQGAFREDLFHRLNVIRLRLPALRERREDIATLARFFLQKSAVELGVEAKRLSDTALARLEVFDFPGNVRQLENICHWLTVMAPTQVVEPKDLPPELLQEGASSDTPALTAEPPAASAAVQQLPTPLVPLRELGAGVQDPWLMELKREAQHLLERGVKDVWDVLSKRFEAQLIHCALEQTRGRRIEAAQKLGIGRNTITRKIQELGLDD